The proteins below are encoded in one region of Buttiauxella gaviniae:
- the trpA gene encoding tryptophan synthase subunit alpha, whose protein sequence is MERYQHAFEQLQARKEGAFVPFVTLGDPSPEQSLKIIDTLIEAGADALELGIPFSDPLADGPTIQNAALRAFAAGVTPTQCFEMLAAIRQKHPTIPIGLLMYANLVFSRGIDEFYALCAKVGVDSVLIADVPIEESAPFRQAAMRHNVAPIFICPPNADDALLREIATHGRGYTYLLSRAGVTGAETRAQLPLHHLVEKLTEFGAAPSLQGFGISEPSQVKDAISAGAAGAISGSAIVKIIEKNLDKPDVMLSELKAFAQAMKAATRAA, encoded by the coding sequence ATGGAACGTTATCAACACGCATTTGAACAACTTCAGGCTCGTAAGGAAGGCGCTTTTGTTCCTTTCGTCACGTTAGGCGACCCTTCTCCCGAGCAATCGCTGAAGATTATCGACACGCTGATTGAAGCCGGTGCCGACGCGCTGGAGCTGGGAATTCCCTTCTCCGATCCGCTAGCTGACGGCCCAACGATTCAAAACGCCGCCCTGCGTGCTTTTGCGGCGGGCGTAACGCCAACGCAGTGTTTTGAAATGCTGGCAGCAATTCGTCAAAAGCACCCAACTATTCCGATTGGCCTGCTGATGTACGCCAACCTTGTGTTTAGTCGTGGCATTGATGAGTTTTACGCTTTGTGCGCCAAAGTGGGTGTCGATTCGGTCCTGATTGCGGACGTGCCGATTGAAGAATCTGCGCCATTCCGCCAGGCCGCAATGCGCCATAATGTCGCGCCAATTTTCATCTGCCCACCGAACGCCGATGATGCACTGCTGCGCGAAATTGCCACGCATGGCCGAGGCTACACTTACCTGCTTTCACGTGCAGGCGTAACGGGTGCAGAAACGCGCGCGCAATTGCCGCTTCACCATCTGGTGGAAAAACTGACGGAGTTCGGCGCCGCGCCGTCATTGCAAGGCTTTGGTATTTCAGAACCGTCTCAGGTTAAAGATGCGATTTCTGCAGGTGCGGCCGGAGCGATTTCCGGTTCAGCTATCGTGAAGATTATTGAGAAGAATCTTGATAAACCCGATGTGATGTTAAGCGAGCTGAAAGCCTTTGCTCAGGCGATGAAAGCCGCGACACGCGCGGCTTAA
- the trpB gene encoding tryptophan synthase subunit beta has translation MMTLLNPYFGEFGGMYVPQILMPALRQLEEAFVAAQSDAEFQAEFNDLLKNYAGRPTALTKCRNLTEGTKTTLYLKREDLLHGGAHKTNQVLGQALLAKKMGKTEIIAETGAGQHGVASALASALLGLKCRIYMGAKDVERQSPNVFRMRLMGAEVIPVHSGSATLKDACNEALRDWSGSYDTAHYMLGTAAGPHPFPTIVREFQRMIGEETKAQILEKEGRLPDAVIACVGGGSNAIGMFADFINEPKVGLIGVEPAGHGIESGEHGAPLKHGRVGIYFGMKSPMMQTDEGQIEESYSISAGLDFPSVGPQHAHLNSIGRADYVSITDDEALEAFKTLCRKEGIIPALESSHALAHALKMMNENPEKEQLLVVNLSGRGDKDIFTVHDILKARGEI, from the coding sequence ATCATGACTTTACTTAATCCCTATTTTGGCGAGTTTGGCGGCATGTATGTGCCGCAAATCCTGATGCCTGCGCTGCGTCAGTTAGAAGAAGCATTTGTTGCCGCGCAAAGTGATGCGGAGTTTCAGGCTGAATTTAACGACCTGCTAAAAAATTATGCCGGTCGCCCAACGGCGCTGACCAAATGCCGTAATCTGACCGAAGGGACAAAAACCACGCTCTACTTAAAGCGTGAAGATTTGCTGCACGGCGGTGCGCATAAAACTAACCAGGTACTCGGCCAGGCGCTGCTTGCTAAGAAAATGGGCAAAACCGAAATCATCGCCGAAACCGGCGCCGGTCAGCACGGTGTGGCTTCTGCCCTGGCAAGCGCCCTGCTCGGCCTGAAATGCCGTATTTATATGGGTGCGAAAGACGTTGAGCGCCAGTCGCCAAACGTGTTCCGTATGCGCCTGATGGGTGCAGAAGTGATCCCAGTGCATAGCGGTTCCGCCACGCTGAAAGATGCCTGTAACGAAGCGCTGCGCGACTGGTCTGGCAGCTACGACACCGCGCACTATATGCTCGGCACCGCGGCAGGCCCGCACCCGTTCCCGACTATCGTGCGCGAATTCCAGCGCATGATTGGGGAAGAGACAAAAGCGCAGATCCTCGAAAAAGAAGGCCGTCTGCCAGATGCCGTTATCGCCTGCGTGGGCGGTGGCTCTAATGCCATCGGCATGTTCGCTGATTTCATCAATGAACCTAAAGTAGGCCTGATTGGCGTTGAGCCCGCCGGGCACGGTATCGAAAGCGGTGAACACGGTGCGCCACTCAAACATGGCCGCGTCGGCATCTATTTCGGTATGAAATCACCGATGATGCAAACCGACGAAGGCCAGATTGAAGAGTCCTATTCCATTTCTGCGGGTCTGGACTTCCCGTCTGTAGGGCCGCAGCACGCGCATCTCAACAGCATTGGCCGTGCAGATTACGTCTCTATTACCGATGATGAAGCGCTGGAAGCCTTCAAAACGCTATGCCGCAAAGAAGGGATTATTCCGGCCCTGGAATCTTCTCATGCGTTAGCCCACGCGTTGAAAATGATGAACGAGAATCCTGAGAAAGAACAATTATTAGTGGTGAACCTCTCTGGCCGTGGTGACAAAGACATCTTCACCGTTCACGACATTTTGAAAGCGCGAGGGGAAATTTAA
- the trpCF gene encoding bifunctional indole-3-glycerol-phosphate synthase TrpC/phosphoribosylanthranilate isomerase TrpF, protein MQETVLKKIVDDKAIWVEARKQQQPLASFQNNIVPATRNFYHALQGARTAFILECKKASPSKGVIRDDFDPARIAGVYKHYASAISVLTDEKYFQGSFDFLRIVSDIVTQPVLCKDFIIDAYQIHLARFYQADACLLMLSVLNDEQYRQLAAVAHSLNMGVLTEVSNEEELERAIELGAKVVGINNRDLRDLSIDLNRTRELAPRLGHGVTVISESGISNYGQIRELSHFANGFLIGSALMGEDDLNAAVRRVTLGENKVCGLTRPEDARAAFEAGAIYGGLIFVPASPRFVSDETAASVIAGAPLKYAGVFRDSPINDVVEKAERFSLSAVQLHGTENQIYIDGLRAKLPANVQIWKALSVKDSLPARDLNHVDKYLFDNGQGGSGQRFDWSLLAGQNLENVILAGGLGADNCVDAAKTGCVGLDFNSGVESAPGIKDANKLAAVFQTLRAY, encoded by the coding sequence ATGCAGGAAACCGTATTAAAGAAGATCGTCGATGATAAGGCGATTTGGGTTGAAGCTCGTAAGCAACAGCAGCCCCTGGCTAGTTTCCAGAACAATATTGTCCCGGCAACACGTAACTTTTATCACGCACTGCAAGGCGCTCGCACCGCATTTATTCTCGAGTGCAAAAAGGCTTCACCATCAAAAGGCGTGATTCGTGATGATTTCGACCCGGCACGCATTGCGGGCGTATATAAGCACTACGCTTCCGCCATTTCCGTCCTGACGGACGAAAAATATTTTCAGGGAAGTTTTGATTTCCTGCGCATCGTAAGCGATATCGTCACGCAGCCAGTGTTGTGCAAAGACTTTATTATCGACGCGTATCAGATTCATCTGGCGCGTTTCTATCAGGCGGATGCCTGTTTGCTGATGCTTTCGGTTCTGAATGATGAACAATACCGCCAGCTCGCCGCCGTCGCCCACAGCCTGAATATGGGCGTGCTGACGGAAGTCAGTAATGAGGAAGAGCTGGAGCGTGCCATTGAACTGGGTGCCAAAGTGGTGGGCATTAACAACCGCGACCTGCGTGATTTATCTATCGATTTGAACCGTACGCGTGAACTTGCTCCGCGTCTGGGTCACGGCGTGACGGTTATCAGCGAATCAGGCATCAGCAATTACGGTCAAATTCGTGAGTTGAGCCATTTCGCTAACGGCTTCCTGATAGGTTCTGCCTTGATGGGCGAAGACGATTTAAACGCAGCCGTTCGCCGTGTCACGCTGGGTGAAAATAAAGTGTGCGGCCTGACTCGCCCTGAAGATGCCCGTGCGGCGTTTGAAGCGGGAGCCATTTATGGCGGGCTGATTTTTGTTCCTGCATCACCACGTTTTGTCAGCGATGAAACTGCCGCCTCCGTTATTGCAGGCGCACCGCTGAAATATGCGGGCGTGTTCCGTGATTCTCCGATTAATGACGTGGTAGAGAAAGCCGAGCGTTTCTCACTCAGCGCCGTCCAACTTCATGGCACTGAAAACCAGATTTATATCGATGGGTTACGCGCCAAACTTCCGGCTAACGTGCAAATCTGGAAAGCGTTAAGCGTGAAAGACAGCTTGCCTGCCCGCGATTTAAACCATGTCGACAAATACCTGTTCGACAATGGCCAGGGCGGCAGCGGCCAACGTTTCGATTGGTCACTCCTTGCAGGTCAGAATCTGGAAAACGTGATTCTGGCTGGCGGACTGGGCGCGGACAACTGTGTAGACGCGGCGAAAACGGGCTGCGTAGGTTTAGATTTCAACTCAGGTGTCGAAAGCGCACCGGGTATTAAAGATGCTAACAAGCTGGCAGCCGTCTTCCAGACGCTGCGGGCTTACTAA
- the trpD gene encoding bifunctional anthranilate synthase glutamate amidotransferase component TrpG/anthranilate phosphoribosyltransferase TrpD: MADILLLDNIDSFTYNLADQLRANGHNVVIYRNHVPAQTLIERLATMDNPVLMLSPGPGAPSEAGCMPELLTRLRGKLPIIGICLGHQAIVEAYGGYVGQAGEILHGKASIISHDGEAMFAGLPNPLPVARYHSLVGSNIPAGLTINAHFDGMVMAVRHDADRVCGFQFHPESILTTHGARLLEQTLDWALLKLKQANTLQPILDKLYQAQTLSREESHQLFAAIVRGELKPEQLAAALVSMKVRGEHPNEIAGAATALLEAAAPFPSPDYPFADIVGTGGDGSNSINISTASAFVAAAVGLKVAKHGNRSVSSKSGSSDLLAAFGINLEMSAESSRKALDELGVCFLFAPKYHTGFRHAMPVRQQLKTRTLFNVLGPLINPAHPQMALIGVYSAELVLPIAETLRVLGYKRAAVVHSGGMDEVSLHATTQVAELHDGEIKSYQLEATDFGLPAYHQDQLAGGTPEENRDILTRLLQGKGETAHESAVAANVAMLMRLHGQEDLKANAQHVLEVLRSGAAYDRVTALAGRG, encoded by the coding sequence ATGGCTGACATTCTGCTGCTCGATAACATTGACTCGTTCACCTACAACCTGGCCGATCAGCTACGTGCGAACGGACACAATGTCGTCATTTATCGTAACCATGTTCCTGCGCAGACATTAATTGAACGCCTGGCAACCATGGACAACCCAGTACTGATGCTCTCTCCAGGCCCTGGCGCGCCTAGTGAAGCGGGCTGTATGCCTGAATTGTTAACGCGTCTGCGCGGCAAATTACCGATTATCGGTATCTGTCTGGGTCACCAGGCGATTGTTGAAGCCTACGGCGGCTATGTGGGCCAGGCGGGCGAAATCCTGCACGGTAAAGCATCGATTATTTCTCATGACGGCGAAGCAATGTTTGCCGGTTTGCCTAATCCGCTGCCAGTGGCGCGTTACCACTCACTGGTCGGGAGCAACATTCCGGCAGGGTTGACCATCAACGCCCATTTCGACGGCATGGTGATGGCGGTTCGCCACGATGCCGACCGCGTGTGTGGTTTCCAGTTCCATCCGGAATCTATTCTGACGACCCACGGTGCGCGTCTACTTGAGCAAACCCTCGACTGGGCGCTGCTAAAATTAAAACAGGCCAACACCCTGCAACCGATTCTCGACAAACTGTATCAGGCGCAAACCCTGAGTCGCGAAGAGAGCCACCAACTGTTTGCCGCAATCGTGCGTGGAGAACTGAAACCGGAGCAACTTGCAGCCGCCCTGGTCAGTATGAAAGTGCGCGGCGAGCATCCGAATGAAATCGCCGGTGCGGCTACCGCACTGCTTGAGGCTGCAGCGCCATTCCCAAGCCCGGATTATCCGTTTGCCGATATCGTTGGGACCGGCGGCGACGGCAGCAACAGCATCAATATTTCTACCGCCAGCGCCTTTGTTGCCGCCGCGGTGGGTCTAAAAGTCGCGAAACACGGTAACCGTAGCGTGTCGAGCAAATCAGGTTCTTCGGATTTACTGGCAGCGTTTGGTATTAATCTGGAAATGAGTGCCGAATCATCCCGCAAAGCGTTGGATGAACTGGGGGTCTGTTTCCTGTTTGCCCCGAAATACCACACCGGTTTCCGCCATGCGATGCCTGTGCGCCAGCAGTTGAAAACCCGCACCCTGTTTAACGTGCTAGGGCCGCTGATTAACCCGGCGCATCCGCAAATGGCGCTGATCGGTGTTTACAGTGCAGAACTGGTGTTACCGATTGCAGAAACGCTGCGCGTCCTGGGGTATAAACGTGCGGCTGTGGTGCATAGCGGCGGAATGGATGAAGTTTCCCTTCATGCCACCACCCAGGTTGCCGAACTGCACGACGGTGAAATTAAAAGCTATCAACTGGAAGCGACCGACTTCGGGTTACCGGCTTATCACCAGGATCAGCTTGCAGGCGGCACGCCGGAAGAAAACCGTGACATTCTCACGCGCCTGTTACAAGGTAAAGGTGAAACCGCTCATGAGTCAGCGGTGGCGGCAAACGTCGCGATGCTCATGCGTTTGCATGGGCAAGAAGATTTGAAAGCGAATGCTCAACATGTGCTGGAAGTGCTGCGTAGCGGCGCGGCCTACGACAGAGTCACAGCCCTGGCAGGAAGAGGATAA
- a CDS encoding anthranilate synthase component 1 yields MQTQKPALELLINDAPYRDNPTAIFHQLCGARPATLLLESADIDSKNDLKSLLLVDSALRITALGDTVTIHALSENGASLLPLLDAALPAGVENEHSPQGRVLRFPPISSLLDEDARLCSLSVFDAFRIMQELVTVPENEREAMFFGGLFAYDLVAGFEELPALEQDNNCPDYCFYLAETLLVIDHQKKNTRIQASLFTPSASEKQRLIQRAAQLSKQMEQEPAPLPVQKVERMSFECNQSDEEFGDVVRKMQKAIRIGEIFQVVPSRRFSLPCPSPLAAYQTLKKSNPSPYMFFMQDNDFTLFGASPESSLKYDAASRQIEIYPIAGTRPRGRRADGSLDRDLDSRIELEMRTDHKEMSEHLMLVDLARNDLARICTPGSRYVADLTKVDRYSFVMHLVSRVVGELRNDLDVLHAYRACMNMGTLSGAPKVRAMQLIAKAEGVRRGSYGGAVGYFTAHGDLDTCIVIRSAYVENGIATVQAGAGVVLDSVPQSEADETRNKARAVLRAIATAHHAQEIF; encoded by the coding sequence ATGCAAACACAAAAACCAGCGCTCGAATTACTGATTAATGACGCGCCGTACCGCGACAACCCTACCGCCATTTTCCACCAGTTATGTGGCGCGCGCCCGGCGACCCTGTTGCTGGAATCCGCTGACATTGACAGCAAAAACGATTTAAAAAGCCTGCTGTTGGTTGATAGCGCGTTGCGCATTACCGCTTTAGGTGACACCGTCACTATTCACGCACTTTCCGAGAATGGCGCGTCCCTGCTGCCGCTGCTTGATGCGGCGTTGCCTGCCGGTGTTGAAAATGAACATTCTCCGCAAGGCCGCGTCCTGCGCTTCCCACCAATTAGCTCGCTGCTGGATGAAGATGCGCGCCTGTGTTCCCTGTCCGTATTTGATGCTTTCCGCATCATGCAGGAGCTGGTCACCGTGCCAGAAAACGAGCGCGAGGCCATGTTCTTCGGCGGTTTATTTGCCTACGACCTGGTGGCTGGATTCGAAGAGCTGCCTGCGCTTGAACAAGACAACAACTGCCCTGATTACTGCTTCTATCTGGCAGAAACGCTGCTGGTTATCGACCATCAGAAAAAAAACACCCGCATCCAGGCCAGCTTGTTCACGCCATCCGCCTCAGAAAAGCAGCGCCTGATTCAACGGGCTGCGCAGTTGAGCAAGCAAATGGAGCAGGAACCTGCGCCGCTGCCAGTGCAAAAAGTGGAACGCATGAGCTTTGAGTGCAACCAAAGCGATGAAGAATTTGGCGATGTGGTGCGCAAAATGCAAAAAGCGATTCGCATCGGTGAGATTTTCCAGGTGGTTCCTTCACGCCGTTTCTCACTGCCGTGCCCTTCTCCCCTCGCTGCTTACCAGACGCTCAAGAAGAGCAATCCAAGCCCGTACATGTTCTTTATGCAGGATAACGATTTCACCCTGTTTGGCGCATCGCCGGAAAGCTCGCTGAAATACGATGCCGCTTCACGCCAGATTGAAATCTACCCGATTGCCGGAACACGCCCACGCGGTCGCCGCGCAGACGGTTCGCTTGACCGCGATCTCGATAGCCGTATCGAACTGGAAATGCGCACCGACCATAAAGAGATGTCCGAGCATCTGATGCTGGTTGATTTGGCGCGTAACGACCTGGCAAGAATTTGTACGCCCGGCAGCCGCTATGTTGCCGACTTAACTAAAGTCGACCGCTACTCCTTTGTGATGCACCTGGTTTCCCGCGTTGTCGGTGAACTGCGTAACGATCTCGATGTGCTGCACGCCTATCGCGCCTGTATGAACATGGGCACGTTGAGCGGCGCACCAAAAGTTCGCGCCATGCAGTTGATTGCCAAAGCCGAAGGCGTGCGTCGCGGCAGCTACGGCGGAGCCGTCGGTTACTTCACCGCCCACGGTGATTTAGACACCTGTATCGTGATCCGCTCCGCCTACGTTGAAAACGGCATCGCTACCGTTCAGGCCGGTGCTGGCGTGGTGCTGGACTCCGTCCCGCAATCCGAAGCCGACGAAACCCGCAACAAAGCCCGCGCTGTACTGCGCGCTATCGCCACCGCGCACCACGCACAGGAGATTTTCTGA
- the rnm gene encoding RNase RNM — translation MNGVFLFINPSGAILSEPTLAVIYDLHSHTTASDGLLTPEALVQRAVEMRVGILAITDHDTVAGIAAAREAVSRLQLPLRLISGVEISTVWENHEIHIVGLGVDEHHPALLTFLAQQSERRVQRAALIAERLEKAHIPGALIGAMRHANGGEVTRGHFARFLVECGKANTMADVFKKYLAKGKTGYVPPQWCTIEQAIDVIHHSGGQAVLAHPGRYDLTAKWLKRLLAQFAESGGDAMEVAQCQQAPNERTQLASYAKQFNLLASQGSDFHMPCAWIELGRKLWLPGGVEPVWQNWGSGHIAQERAV, via the coding sequence ATGAATGGCGTTTTTCTTTTTATTAACCCATCCGGAGCCATTTTGAGCGAACCAACACTTGCGGTGATTTACGACTTACATAGCCATACCACCGCGTCAGATGGCCTGCTAACGCCCGAGGCGTTGGTGCAACGTGCTGTGGAAATGCGTGTTGGTATTCTGGCAATCACAGACCATGACACAGTAGCCGGAATTGCGGCCGCAAGGGAAGCAGTATCACGTCTACAATTGCCTTTGCGTTTAATCAGCGGGGTTGAGATCTCAACCGTCTGGGAAAACCATGAAATTCATATCGTTGGCTTAGGTGTGGATGAGCATCATCCGGCGTTGCTCACCTTTCTGGCGCAGCAAAGTGAGCGCCGGGTACAGCGTGCGGCGTTAATCGCAGAGCGACTGGAAAAAGCACATATTCCCGGAGCGCTAATAGGGGCGATGCGCCATGCCAACGGTGGAGAAGTGACCCGCGGCCATTTTGCGCGTTTTCTGGTGGAGTGCGGTAAGGCCAACACGATGGCCGATGTGTTTAAGAAATATCTCGCAAAAGGGAAAACCGGTTACGTTCCGCCACAGTGGTGTACAATAGAACAAGCTATTGATGTGATTCATCATTCTGGTGGGCAAGCGGTTCTGGCACATCCAGGCCGTTATGACCTGACGGCTAAATGGCTGAAAAGGTTGCTGGCGCAGTTTGCCGAAAGTGGTGGCGATGCCATGGAAGTCGCGCAGTGTCAGCAGGCCCCAAATGAGCGCACCCAGCTTGCGAGCTATGCGAAGCAATTTAATTTGCTGGCATCGCAGGGTTCAGATTTCCATATGCCGTGTGCGTGGATCGAACTCGGGCGAAAGCTCTGGTTGCCTGGCGGTGTTGAGCCTGTCTGGCAGAATTGGGGTAGCGGCCACATTGCACAAGAGAGGGCAGTATGA
- a CDS encoding L-threonylcarbamoyladenylate synthase — translation MSQFFYIHPDNPQQRLINQAVEIVRKGGVIVYPTDSGYALGCKLEDKSAMERICRIRQLPDGHNFTLMCRDLSELSTYAFVDNVAFRLIKNNTPGNYTFILKGTKEVPRRLLQEKRKTIGLRVPSNPIALALLEVLDEPMLSTSLMLPGSEFTESDPEEIKDRLEKVVDLVIHGGYLGQQPTTVVDLTDDAPVVIREGVGDAKPFL, via the coding sequence ATGAGTCAATTTTTTTATATTCACCCGGATAACCCGCAGCAGCGTCTGATTAACCAGGCGGTAGAGATTGTTCGCAAAGGTGGCGTTATTGTTTACCCTACCGACTCGGGCTATGCGCTGGGTTGTAAACTTGAAGATAAATCGGCGATGGAACGCATCTGTCGAATTCGCCAGTTACCGGACGGGCACAACTTTACGTTGATGTGCCGTGATTTGTCGGAGCTTTCAACTTACGCATTCGTCGATAATGTGGCGTTTCGTTTAATCAAAAATAATACGCCAGGGAATTACACTTTTATTCTTAAAGGTACGAAAGAAGTCCCGCGCCGTTTACTACAAGAAAAACGTAAAACCATCGGTTTGCGCGTGCCGTCGAATCCGATTGCGCTGGCCCTGCTCGAAGTGCTGGATGAACCGATGTTGTCGACATCACTGATGCTTCCCGGTAGCGAATTTACCGAATCCGATCCGGAAGAGATTAAAGACCGCCTTGAGAAGGTCGTCGATTTGGTGATTCACGGCGGCTATCTCGGTCAGCAACCGACGACGGTCGTGGATTTGACCGACGATGCACCAGTGGTTATCCGCGAAGGTGTCGGTGATGCTAAACCTTTCTTATAA
- a CDS encoding alkyl/aryl-sulfatase produces MRLKLVVKSLALAGLLSSTALTPLFAQEVTKPATASTKQANDALYNQLPFSDNTDFTNAHKGFIAALPQEVIKGEQGNVVWNPQQYAFIKEGEKAPDTVNPSLWRQSQLINISGLFEVTDGVYQIRNLDLSNMTIIEGKEGITVVDPLVSAETAKVGMDLYFKNRGKKPVVAIIYTHSHVDHYGGVRGVVDEADVKSGKVKVYAPSGFMEAAVAENIMAGNVMSRRASYMYGNLLKPDATGQVGAGLGTTTSAGTVTLIAPTNIIEKDGQKEVIDGLTYDFMLAPGSEAPSEMLWFIEEKKLIESAEDVTHTLHNTYSLRGAKIREPLPWSKYINEAIVRWGDKAEIIMAQHHWPTWGNENVVNLLKSQRDLYRYINDQTLRMANQGLTRDEIAANFKLPDSLSKTWANRGYYGSVSHDVKATYVLYLGWFDGNPATLDELPPEEAAKKFVEYMGGADAILQKAKTDFDQGNYRWVAQVVSKVVFADPNNQNARNLEADALEQLGYQAESGPWRNFYLTGAQELRNGVVKGPTPNTASPDTVRAMTPEMFFDFLAVHINGEKAGNAKAVFNIDLGSDGGKYKLELENGVLNHTANAEAKDADATIALNRDTLNKIILKEETLKQAQDKGEVKVTGNGAKLDEMLGYMDKFEFWFNIVTP; encoded by the coding sequence ATGAGACTAAAATTAGTAGTAAAAAGTCTTGCCCTTGCCGGATTACTTTCATCAACGGCACTGACACCACTCTTTGCACAGGAAGTGACAAAGCCTGCTACGGCTTCGACCAAACAGGCTAACGACGCACTTTATAATCAACTGCCTTTCTCAGATAACACCGACTTCACGAACGCCCATAAAGGTTTTATCGCCGCTTTGCCTCAGGAAGTTATTAAGGGAGAGCAAGGGAATGTGGTCTGGAATCCACAACAATACGCTTTTATAAAAGAAGGTGAAAAAGCCCCTGACACTGTAAACCCGAGTCTGTGGCGTCAGTCCCAGCTCATCAACATCAGCGGTCTTTTCGAAGTAACAGACGGCGTTTACCAGATCCGTAACCTTGATTTATCCAACATGACCATTATTGAGGGTAAAGAAGGTATTACTGTCGTTGACCCACTCGTTTCCGCAGAAACGGCAAAAGTGGGTATGGATTTATACTTCAAAAATAGAGGTAAGAAACCTGTCGTAGCTATCATTTACACTCACAGCCATGTTGACCACTACGGCGGTGTGCGTGGTGTTGTGGATGAAGCCGATGTGAAGTCAGGCAAGGTAAAAGTTTATGCACCTTCAGGTTTCATGGAAGCTGCCGTTGCTGAAAACATCATGGCTGGCAACGTTATGAGCCGCCGCGCCAGCTACATGTATGGCAACCTTTTAAAACCTGATGCAACAGGTCAGGTTGGTGCGGGGCTGGGTACTACCACGTCAGCAGGCACGGTTACGCTTATCGCGCCCACTAACATAATCGAGAAGGATGGACAGAAAGAAGTCATCGACGGTCTGACTTATGACTTCATGTTGGCACCTGGTTCCGAAGCACCTTCTGAAATGTTGTGGTTTATTGAAGAGAAAAAACTCATCGAATCCGCAGAAGATGTTACCCACACTCTGCACAACACTTATTCACTACGTGGTGCCAAAATCCGGGAACCACTGCCTTGGTCAAAATATATCAACGAAGCAATCGTTCGTTGGGGTGACAAAGCTGAAATTATTATGGCTCAACACCACTGGCCGACTTGGGGCAATGAGAACGTGGTTAACCTGCTGAAAAGCCAGCGGGATTTGTATCGTTACATTAACGACCAAACTCTACGTATGGCGAACCAGGGCCTGACTCGAGATGAAATCGCTGCCAATTTCAAGCTGCCAGATTCACTGTCAAAAACTTGGGCTAACCGGGGTTATTACGGTTCTGTCAGCCATGACGTAAAAGCAACTTATGTGCTTTACCTCGGCTGGTTTGATGGCAATCCAGCAACACTGGACGAGTTGCCGCCAGAAGAAGCTGCCAAGAAATTTGTTGAGTACATGGGTGGTGCCGACGCAATTCTTCAAAAAGCCAAAACTGACTTTGATCAGGGTAATTACCGTTGGGTTGCTCAGGTGGTGAGTAAAGTCGTGTTTGCCGATCCAAATAACCAGAATGCACGTAATCTTGAAGCAGATGCTTTGGAACAGTTGGGCTACCAGGCCGAATCTGGCCCGTGGCGTAACTTCTACCTGACAGGTGCCCAAGAACTGCGTAATGGTGTGGTGAAAGGCCCAACGCCGAATACAGCCAGCCCGGATACCGTGCGAGCGATGACACCTGAAATGTTCTTTGATTTCCTTGCTGTTCACATCAATGGTGAAAAAGCGGGTAATGCTAAAGCGGTGTTTAATATCGATCTTGGCAGTGACGGCGGTAAGTACAAGCTCGAGCTGGAAAATGGCGTATTAAACCACACAGCTAATGCCGAAGCGAAAGACGCTGATGCCACGATTGCTCTTAACCGTGACACGCTGAATAAAATCATCCTGAAAGAAGAAACCCTGAAACAAGCTCAAGATAAAGGCGAAGTTAAGGTAACCGGTAACGGTGCGAAGCTCGATGAAATGTTGGGCTATATGGATAAGTTCGAGTTCTGGTTCAATATTGTTACACCGTAA
- a CDS encoding recombinase family protein, with amino-acid sequence MSRTFAYCRVSTSEQATENQIIAIRQAGYDVPDNRVVSETVSGGVQAMKRKGFANMVTHKLEAGDRLVVLKLDRLGRDNLDVQQTIAMLVEKGIDVVSLDLPVRNLTSAEGKLMLQMFSAFAEFEKSRIIERTKEGLARAKKEGKKLGRPVATDTLKRVQEAKAGGLSQSKAARELGLSLPTIKRNWNTKKGSL; translated from the coding sequence ATGAGCCGCACTTTTGCATATTGCCGTGTTTCCACCAGCGAGCAGGCCACAGAAAACCAAATCATTGCGATTCGTCAGGCTGGCTATGATGTGCCTGATAATCGTGTTGTCTCGGAAACCGTATCCGGTGGCGTACAGGCAATGAAGCGTAAAGGCTTTGCCAATATGGTTACTCATAAGCTGGAAGCCGGGGATCGGCTGGTGGTGTTGAAGCTGGATCGCCTGGGTCGCGATAATCTCGATGTACAGCAAACTATCGCAATGCTGGTGGAGAAGGGAATCGATGTTGTATCGCTGGATCTGCCTGTGCGTAATCTCACCAGCGCAGAAGGAAAGTTGATGTTGCAAATGTTTTCGGCCTTCGCGGAGTTCGAAAAGTCCCGCATCATTGAGCGTACCAAAGAGGGCCTCGCACGGGCGAAGAAGGAAGGCAAGAAGTTAGGTCGTCCTGTGGCGACTGATACACTTAAGAGGGTGCAGGAAGCCAAAGCAGGTGGATTGAGTCAGTCAAAGGCTGCGCGTGAATTAGGGTTGAGCCTACCAACGATTAAGCGCAACTGGAATACTAAAAAAGGATCACTGTAA